The following are from one region of the Acipenser ruthenus chromosome 19, fAciRut3.2 maternal haplotype, whole genome shotgun sequence genome:
- the LOC117424037 gene encoding butyrophilin-like protein 2, with product MARMETSDWKTKSLCLLSFLYIASAEMTLMELELNNSVIARYNESVLLHCKAVSKGNMTLLLFEWLRPPNTILYKFRKGHETQHSPRISWVKQGFEVSLTINQLKPSDEGNYTCKVRTGHGMKFKNVTVELEAPYSDSSPDCMIQVKELTCVFSGGYPKGEIHWFDEEGNNVTDRASNNCSETGEGLFNISSSYHIGNHSSHSYNCSLWIPRSAGYSATKQISSGWNSCAQASLYGASSKKGLTAALLVWGGLLCGILIFTAFTNKHKVRDWFLGPVCGKTHLRI from the exons ATGGCTCGAATGGAAACGAGTGATTGGAAAACAAAGTCCTTGTGCCTCCTGTCCTTTCTCTACATTGCTTCCGCTGAGATGA CTCTGATGGAACTGGAGCTGAATAATTCAGTGATCGCACGATACAACGAGAGCGTCCTTCTGCACTGCAAAGCCGTGTCCAAAGGAAACATGACCCTGCTATTGTTTGAGTGGTTACGCCCTCCGAACACAATCCTGTACAAGTTCAGAAAAGGGCATGAAACCCAGCACTCCCCACGAATATCCTGGGTCAAACAAGGGTTTGAGGTCTCTCTTACGATTAACCAACTGAAACCCTCAGACGAAGGGAACTACACATGCAAAGTGAGGACAGGGCATGGaatgaaatttaaaaatgtcacggTGGAGCTGGAGG CCCCCTACAGTGATTCCTCACCCGATTGCATGATCCAGGTGAAAGAGCTCACGTGTGTTTTCTCTGGAGGGTATCCAAAGGGTGAGATCCACTGGTTTGACGAGGAGGGCAACAATGTAACGGACCGTGCTTCCAACAACTGCAGCGAGACAGGAGAGGGTCTATTTAACATCAGCAGCTCCTACCACATAGGAAACCATTCATCCCATTCCTACAACTGCTCCCTGTGGATTCCAAGGTCTGCAGGTTACTCAGCAACCAAGCAAATCTCTTCAG GATGGAATTCCTGCGCTCAGGCAAGTCTCTACGGAGCGAGCTCCAAGAAGGGGTTAACGGCGGCCCTGCTTGTATGGGGAGGCTTGCTTTGTGGGATTCTCATCTTCACAGCCTtcacaaataaacacaaagtgAGGGACTGGTTTTTAGGGCCTGTGTGTGGCAAAACACATCTCAGAATTTGA